A DNA window from Primulina tabacum isolate GXHZ01 chromosome 12, ASM2559414v2, whole genome shotgun sequence contains the following coding sequences:
- the LOC142520299 gene encoding uncharacterized protein LOC142520299 codes for MDSLFRVSIPSEDPSCNQMFKSRIVRGLELKLQQKSVQADLISLPEFDIILEMDWLSFQVEVIDFRQRSVSVRPPSGKPFVFEAARHQQFPHVISYLCARKFIKRGYQTFLASIVFVTEPFSEKLEDFDVVREFSGVFPDDVAGIPPDREVDFLIELMPGTADIKGTIPVITCGDGGAQSSDSGSFR; via the coding sequence ATGGATTCATTGTTCAGAGTATCGATTCCATCCGAGGATCCATCATGCAATCAAATGTTCAAATCCCGGATAGTGAGAGGATTGGAGCTTAAATTGCAACAGAAGTCAGTACAGGCAGATCTGATATcgttgccagagtttgacatcatattGGAAATGGACTGGCTATCTTTTCAAGTTGAAGTCATAGATTTTCGACAGAGGTCAGTTTCTGTCAGACCGCCCAGTGGAAAGCCATTTGtttttgaggcagccagacaccaGCAGTTCCCGCACGTCATTTCCTACTTGTGTGCGAGGAAGTTTATCAAGAGAGGCTACCAGACATTCCTAGCCAGCATCGTTTTCGTGACAGAGCCATTCAGTGAGAAGCTGGAGGACTTTGATGTAGTCAGGGAGTTCTCCGGAGTTTTCCCTGATGATGTTGCAGGCAtaccaccagacagagaggtggactttttgattgagctcatgccagggACTGCCGatatcaaaggcaccataccagTTATCACCTGCGGAGATGGAGGAGCTCAAAGTTCAGATTCAGGATCTTTTCGATAA